The Agarilytica rhodophyticola genome has a window encoding:
- a CDS encoding Gfo/Idh/MocA family protein: MNNLNTLRWGILGAGIIAHKLAKALSFVDGVQLVAAASKTPGKAHVFSEKYKVDAHTDYESLVNRSDIDVIYIATTHNFHYENAVLALEAGKHILIEKPFTVNAKEAKNLVALAREKNVFLMEAVWTRFLPSIQLLKTTIEGGIIGDVKYVNISFCNIAPEKYIKRILDPALAGGATLDVGVYPLSFSNFLLGQLPSKVQSLSLPAPTGVDELATYQLQYPLPCLTAITVGFNLYARPTAMIYGSKGYIEFTNFQQGEQFTAYIHNGNTEAQSEEVFKEENHSNGFIYQVLEVLHCIRDGKNESDIMPLAETIATMEVMDNMRNDWGLRYPFE; this comes from the coding sequence ATGAATAATCTAAATACGTTGCGCTGGGGAATTCTCGGTGCTGGGATTATTGCCCACAAACTAGCTAAAGCTTTGTCGTTCGTGGACGGTGTTCAACTTGTGGCTGCTGCCTCTAAAACACCAGGTAAAGCACATGTCTTTTCTGAAAAGTATAAGGTGGATGCACATACAGATTATGAAAGTCTGGTGAACCGTAGTGATATTGATGTTATTTATATTGCGACTACTCATAACTTTCACTATGAAAATGCTGTACTCGCTTTAGAAGCTGGTAAGCATATACTCATCGAAAAGCCTTTTACGGTTAATGCTAAGGAAGCCAAAAATTTAGTTGCGCTGGCACGTGAGAAAAATGTTTTTTTAATGGAAGCTGTTTGGACGCGTTTTTTGCCTAGTATTCAATTACTAAAAACCACAATTGAAGGTGGCATTATCGGCGATGTTAAGTATGTAAATATCTCATTTTGCAACATCGCACCAGAAAAATACATTAAACGTATATTAGATCCTGCGCTAGCTGGTGGTGCTACCTTAGATGTGGGTGTTTATCCATTATCATTTAGTAATTTTTTGTTAGGTCAACTCCCTAGTAAAGTTCAATCTTTAAGTTTACCCGCGCCTACAGGAGTAGATGAACTAGCCACATACCAATTGCAATATCCTTTACCCTGTTTAACAGCGATAACAGTTGGTTTTAATTTATACGCACGGCCAACAGCTATGATTTATGGCTCAAAAGGATATATTGAATTTACTAATTTTCAACAAGGTGAACAATTTACCGCTTATATCCATAACGGTAATACCGAAGCCCAGAGTGAAGAAGTTTTTAAAGAAGAAAATCATAGTAACGGATTTATATATCAAGTGTTAGAAGTGCTACATTGTATTCGCGATGGTAAAAATGAGAGTGATATAATGCCTCTTGCAGAAACAATCGCAACTATGGAAGTTATGGATAATATGCGTAACGACTGGGGACTACGCTATCCTTTTGAGTAA
- a CDS encoding DUF3192 domain-containing protein yields MKALSSLFIGAFLLTSLSGCIYIGNKSDDTSWQKEQNQNKHLISQLTLNSDRLSVLRRMGTPEISEAFVINGEEYKVLYYRTQHRISDGDTTKDETTPLVFKNEKLIGWGELALDTIHH; encoded by the coding sequence ATGAAAGCCTTATCAAGCCTTTTTATAGGCGCCTTTTTACTAACTTCTTTATCAGGTTGCATCTATATTGGAAATAAATCTGACGATACTAGTTGGCAAAAGGAACAGAACCAGAATAAACACCTTATAAGTCAACTCACCTTAAATTCTGATCGTTTAAGCGTTTTACGAAGGATGGGAACACCGGAGATATCCGAGGCTTTTGTGATTAATGGGGAAGAATATAAAGTACTTTACTATCGCACGCAGCATCGTATTTCTGATGGTGACACAACTAAAGATGAAACAACACCACTAGTCTTTAAAAATGAAAAATTAATAGGTTGGGGAGAGCTTGCGTTAGATACTATTCATCACTAA
- the mtnA gene encoding S-methyl-5-thioribose-1-phosphate isomerase has translation MSNYHSIKWIDDKKVLCLLDQSILPHKIEYQYYSSPEGVAGAIKDMVVRGAPAIGVAAAYGLVVAAFHTNSDDITHVEQSVLAADKLLRLSRPTAVNLFWALDEMAKSIEGSTYNNADDYRQLLLQAAHGLAASDVEINKGIAKHAMSLMPEESVNFIHHCNTGALATVDYGTALGIIRMAYETGLNTHVFVDETRPRLQGAKLTSWELKQLGISHQLVVDGASAHIMSNFDIDMCVVGCDRVAANGDVANKIGTHNLAIIANAYNVPFYVAAPLSTIDTKTLKGEDIEIEQRDTQEVTLINGGAISPNGIEVYNPAFDVTPARYITAIITEKGILYPPFEENIKKLKASQ, from the coding sequence ATGAGCAATTACCACAGTATTAAATGGATTGACGATAAAAAAGTCCTCTGTTTACTTGATCAATCAATCTTACCCCATAAAATTGAATATCAATATTATTCAAGCCCAGAAGGAGTTGCCGGAGCGATTAAGGATATGGTGGTAAGAGGTGCTCCAGCAATTGGGGTTGCCGCAGCTTACGGCCTGGTGGTAGCAGCTTTCCATACGAATTCAGATGACATTACACATGTTGAGCAATCGGTACTCGCAGCGGATAAGTTACTGCGACTATCCAGACCAACAGCAGTGAACCTATTTTGGGCACTTGATGAAATGGCCAAAAGTATAGAGGGATCAACTTATAATAATGCTGACGATTATCGACAACTACTATTACAAGCAGCTCATGGATTAGCGGCATCAGATGTGGAAATAAATAAAGGCATAGCCAAACATGCCATGTCACTCATGCCTGAAGAGAGTGTGAACTTTATTCATCATTGCAATACCGGCGCACTTGCAACAGTCGACTACGGTACTGCCTTAGGTATTATTAGAATGGCTTATGAAACAGGCTTAAACACACATGTGTTTGTCGATGAAACACGACCACGCCTACAAGGAGCCAAACTCACCTCTTGGGAACTAAAACAGCTAGGTATTTCCCATCAATTGGTTGTCGATGGTGCCTCGGCACATATTATGAGTAATTTCGACATCGATATGTGTGTTGTTGGCTGTGATCGTGTCGCCGCTAATGGAGATGTAGCTAATAAAATTGGCACGCATAATTTGGCTATTATTGCTAACGCATATAATGTTCCTTTTTACGTCGCCGCCCCACTCTCAACAATTGATACAAAGACTTTAAAGGGTGAAGATATTGAAATTGAGCAAAGAGATACACAAGAAGTGACTCTCATCAATGGAGGAGCTATTTCTCCGAACGGTATCGAAGTGTATAACCCAGCCTTTGACGTTACACCAGCCCGTTATATAACAGCTATAATTACAGAAAAAGGGATTCTATATCCACCTTTCGAAGAAAACATAAAGAAGTTAAAGGCTAGTCAATAG
- a CDS encoding Bor family protein, translating into MMKKILISIFIFNIYACSSVNVRTDGKLEDSSSPSFQKRYTYWWWGLKGGHSINVREVCEGKRVIQMQAVTTFSDSLLTLITLGVYSPRTARVWCAEEDK; encoded by the coding sequence ATGATGAAAAAAATACTTATAAGCATTTTTATATTTAATATCTATGCATGTTCTTCGGTGAACGTGCGCACAGATGGAAAGCTAGAAGATAGTAGTTCGCCATCATTTCAAAAACGTTATACATATTGGTGGTGGGGACTAAAAGGCGGTCATTCAATAAACGTAAGGGAAGTTTGTGAGGGCAAGAGAGTTATTCAAATGCAAGCGGTCACCACGTTCTCTGACTCTTTGTTAACATTAATTACCCTAGGTGTATATTCACCTAGAACTGCGAGAGTTTGGTGCGCGGAGGAGGACAAATGA